A genome region from Streptomyces antimycoticus includes the following:
- a CDS encoding beta-N-acetylhexosaminidase translates to MTHDAAGLIPAPRHDQSRTGRAGARIHPRHTALAAGPGTEGVARLLRTTLGQALGLSLPDGEPGGPDTVTLRIDAALEPEGYRLTVADGRVEIAGGTAAGVHWGTQTLRQLLGPDAFRRAPLRGAEAAWELAERTVEDAPRFAWRGLMLDVARHFMPKDGVLAYLDLLAAHKLNVFHFHLTDDQGWRVEIRRYPKLTETGAWRERTKLGHRASPLWDERPHGGYYTQDDIREIVAYAAERHITVVPEIDIPGHSQAAIAAYPELGNTDVIDTASLGVWTTWGVNPNVLAPTDNTLRFFEHVLEEVLELFPGTFVHIGGDECPKDQWKASPAAQERIRAQGLADEDELQSWFIRHFGHWLAERGRRLIGWDEILEGGAADAPLPEGAAVSSWRGYAGGIAAARAGHDVVMCPEQQVYFDHRQAPGEDEPVPIGYVRTLEDVYRFEPVPPELTGADADRVLGAQANLWTEVMEDRRRVDYQAFPRLAAFAEVVWSALPPSSERDFGAFQGRMEAHYARLDALGVSYRPPAGPLPWQRRPGLLGRPREGAPPIV, encoded by the coding sequence ATGACACACGACGCCGCGGGGCTGATCCCCGCGCCCCGCCATGACCAGAGCCGTACGGGCCGCGCGGGCGCGCGGATCCACCCGCGGCACACCGCCCTGGCCGCCGGCCCCGGCACCGAGGGCGTGGCGCGCCTGCTGCGCACCACTCTCGGCCAGGCGCTCGGCCTGTCCCTGCCGGACGGCGAACCCGGCGGCCCCGACACCGTCACGCTGCGGATCGACGCCGCGCTGGAGCCCGAGGGCTATCGGCTCACCGTCGCCGACGGCCGGGTGGAGATCGCGGGCGGCACGGCCGCGGGCGTCCACTGGGGCACGCAGACGCTCCGTCAGCTGCTGGGCCCCGACGCCTTCCGCCGCGCCCCGCTCAGGGGCGCGGAGGCCGCCTGGGAACTGGCGGAGCGGACGGTCGAGGACGCGCCGCGGTTCGCCTGGCGCGGGCTGATGCTGGATGTGGCCCGCCACTTCATGCCCAAGGACGGCGTCCTCGCCTATCTCGACCTGCTCGCCGCCCACAAGCTCAATGTCTTCCACTTCCATCTCACCGACGACCAGGGCTGGCGCGTCGAGATCCGCCGCTATCCGAAGCTGACCGAGACGGGCGCCTGGCGTGAGCGCACCAAGCTCGGCCACCGGGCGTCCCCGCTGTGGGACGAGCGGCCGCACGGCGGTTACTACACCCAGGACGACATCCGCGAGATCGTCGCCTACGCCGCCGAGCGGCATATCACCGTCGTGCCGGAGATCGACATTCCCGGGCATTCGCAGGCCGCCATCGCCGCGTACCCGGAGCTGGGCAACACCGATGTCATCGACACCGCCTCCCTCGGAGTCTGGACCACCTGGGGCGTCAACCCGAACGTACTCGCCCCCACCGACAACACGCTCCGTTTCTTCGAGCACGTACTGGAGGAAGTGCTGGAGCTGTTCCCCGGCACCTTCGTCCACATCGGCGGCGACGAGTGCCCCAAGGACCAGTGGAAGGCGTCCCCGGCCGCCCAGGAGCGCATCCGCGCGCAGGGCCTCGCCGACGAGGACGAGCTGCAGAGCTGGTTCATCCGCCACTTCGGCCACTGGCTCGCCGAGCGCGGGCGCCGGCTGATCGGCTGGGACGAGATCCTCGAGGGCGGCGCGGCCGACGCCCCGCTGCCCGAGGGCGCCGCGGTCTCCTCCTGGCGCGGCTACGCGGGCGGGATCGCCGCCGCGCGGGCCGGCCACGACGTCGTCATGTGCCCCGAGCAGCAGGTGTACTTCGACCACCGGCAGGCTCCGGGCGAGGACGAGCCGGTCCCGATCGGCTACGTCCGCACCCTGGAGGATGTCTATCGCTTCGAACCGGTTCCACCGGAGCTCACCGGAGCCGACGCGGACCGGGTGCTGGGCGCCCAGGCCAATCTCTGGACCGAGGTGATGGAGGACCGCCGGCGCGTCGACTACCAGGCCTTCCCCCGGCTCGCCGCCTTCGCCGAGGTCGTCTGGTCGGCGCTGCCGCCGTCGTCGGAACGGGACTTCGGGGCGTTCCAGGGGCGCATGGAGGCACATTACGCGCGTTTGGACGCGCTCGGCGTGAGCTACCGCCCGCCCGCCGGTCCGCTTCCCTGGCAGCGGCGCCCCGGCCTGCTCGGACGCCCGCGCGAGGGAGCGCCCCCGATCGTGTGA
- a CDS encoding non-ribosomal peptide synthetase, translated as MQPAAPAARLPLSTGQSEIWFIEQLEPPESTTFRVGEYLEIQGPIDTEIFERALRRAVAEAEPYNVRVGEDDGEPWQILDPVTDWELPKLDLTGADDPWAAAERWMKNDLATGALKLGDYPAFSFALLKVEPERFLWYQGTHHIVSDAGSAALLGRRTAEVYTALVEGTDPAEGETVFGSLQAMVDQDAEYRASPDFAKDRAYWLEHVGDSPRPARLSTHPTRELSTVLRQTAYLTEEEAVELRAAARKYATHWSAMIIAATSLYLHRLTGKSDIILTLPISGRTDATARAIPGMFANVVPLRIQVRADMRIRELVRQISREVRQALRHQRYRRIDLARDLRLPDGGNGLLGPHVNIMTYDYDFHFAGHRVKGHNLSNGTVEDLSIMGYDRSDGTGIRIDLNANSNLYTEDALIAHRERYLGLLRSLADTSDLQRTVGSLELLSAEERRRVLDAPGETAHPTSGALLPELLAAQAARTPDAQALVCDDTVLSYAELDRAANRLARVLIARGAGPERTVGVALPRSADLVIALIAVLKTGAAYLPLDLDYPAERLAYMLDDASPALVVTRADSAGALPAHHGVGRLLLDVVDITGTRGAANVSAPAVAIDPGHPAYIIYTSGSTGRPKGVLVPHRAVANCLEWMRDAYDLTSGDRMLQKTPAGFDASVCEFFLPLLSGATLVVARPGGHKDPAYLARTVREQGITALQFVPSMLQAFLADPDAADACAGILRRASSGGEALPRETAERFHERFPGVPLSNLYGPTETTIQIAHHPSAPGGEGPVPIGRPVWNTRMYVLDTALKPCPAGVTGELYVSGAQLARGYLGRRALTAERFVADPYGPPGTRMYRTGDLARRLPDGDVEYVGRADGQVQLRGFRIELGEVEAALRTLPQVAEAAAAIRTDRPGDQRLVAYVTAAGETPPDAATAREALGEVLPEHMVPSAVVVLGTLPLDANGKLDRAALPAPSFEAATGGRAPRTPREEALCALFGEVLGVDGVTIDDDFFLLGGHSLLASKLASQARAALATELSMRDLFEAPTVARLVARLDAAGPAPAQPRQPLDILLPLRGEGQRPPLFCVHPGGGLGWSYTGLLRHLAPDQPVYALQARGLTEPDVLPASVEEMAADYLRQIRTVQPTGPYHLLGWSFGGLIAHAMATRLQEQGEEVATLAVVDAYPDNAQALPEAPELSKRQWLGVLLDDIGGGDIFAPGWLEAHPDGADGTADLVADLCRETGLPARLLEGETSFPLLDILRNDQELMRKFAPDRFHGDMLLFHAAEEIPAYRRDPLHVPDSWRPFVDGALTVHSIPDHHYRMMREESLDRIGPVVAAALEPGRPVLGTGRPEEHDRPVLSAAAMR; from the coding sequence GTGCAGCCCGCCGCACCGGCCGCCCGTCTGCCGCTCTCGACCGGCCAGAGTGAGATCTGGTTCATTGAGCAGCTGGAGCCGCCGGAGAGCACCACCTTCAGGGTCGGCGAGTACCTGGAGATACAAGGACCGATAGACACCGAGATATTCGAGCGGGCGCTGCGCCGGGCCGTGGCGGAGGCCGAGCCCTACAACGTGCGGGTCGGCGAGGACGACGGGGAGCCCTGGCAGATCCTGGACCCGGTGACCGACTGGGAGCTGCCGAAGCTGGACCTCACCGGCGCGGACGACCCCTGGGCCGCGGCCGAGCGGTGGATGAAGAACGACCTGGCCACGGGGGCGCTCAAGCTGGGCGACTACCCGGCGTTCTCGTTCGCCCTGCTGAAGGTGGAGCCCGAGCGCTTCCTCTGGTACCAGGGCACCCACCACATCGTGTCGGACGCCGGATCGGCCGCCCTGCTGGGCCGGCGGACCGCCGAGGTGTACACCGCGCTCGTGGAGGGGACCGACCCGGCCGAGGGGGAAACGGTCTTCGGCTCCCTGCAGGCGATGGTGGACCAGGACGCGGAATACCGGGCCTCGCCGGATTTCGCCAAAGACCGCGCGTACTGGCTGGAACACGTCGGCGATTCCCCGCGCCCCGCTCGGCTTTCCACCCACCCCACCAGGGAACTTTCCACCGTCCTCCGGCAGACCGCCTACCTGACCGAGGAGGAAGCGGTCGAGCTGCGGGCCGCCGCGCGTAAATACGCCACCCACTGGTCGGCTATGATCATCGCAGCGACCTCTCTTTATCTGCATCGATTGACCGGTAAATCGGACATCATTCTCACGCTGCCGATCTCGGGCCGTACCGATGCCACCGCCCGCGCCATTCCCGGGATGTTCGCCAATGTGGTGCCGCTGCGTATCCAGGTGCGCGCCGATATGCGAATACGGGAGCTGGTGCGGCAGATCTCACGCGAAGTCAGGCAGGCCCTGCGGCATCAGCGTTACCGCCGTATCGACCTGGCCCGGGATCTGCGACTTCCGGATGGCGGAAACGGATTGCTCGGCCCGCACGTCAACATCATGACGTACGACTACGACTTCCACTTCGCCGGTCACCGGGTCAAGGGCCACAACCTCTCCAACGGAACCGTCGAGGACCTCTCGATCATGGGATACGACCGGTCCGACGGGACCGGTATCCGGATCGACCTCAACGCGAATTCCAACCTCTACACCGAGGACGCCCTCATCGCGCACCGGGAGCGCTACCTCGGCCTGCTGCGCTCCCTCGCCGACACCTCGGACCTGCAGCGCACCGTCGGCTCCCTGGAGCTGCTGTCCGCCGAGGAGCGCCGGCGGGTCCTGGACGCGCCGGGCGAGACGGCGCACCCGACCTCCGGCGCCCTCCTCCCGGAGCTGCTGGCGGCCCAGGCCGCCCGGACCCCCGACGCCCAGGCCCTGGTCTGCGACGACACCGTGCTCAGCTACGCGGAGCTGGACCGGGCGGCGAACCGGCTGGCCCGGGTGCTCATCGCGCGCGGCGCCGGGCCCGAACGCACCGTCGGCGTGGCCCTGCCCCGCTCCGCCGACCTGGTCATCGCGCTGATCGCGGTGCTCAAGACGGGGGCCGCGTATCTGCCCCTGGACCTGGACTACCCGGCCGAGCGGCTGGCGTACATGCTCGACGACGCAAGCCCCGCCCTCGTCGTCACCCGCGCCGACAGCGCCGGGGCGCTCCCCGCGCACCACGGTGTGGGACGGCTGCTGCTGGACGTCGTGGACATCACGGGCACCCGGGGCGCGGCGAACGTTTCCGCTCCGGCGGTGGCGATCGACCCCGGGCACCCCGCGTACATCATCTACACCTCGGGCTCCACCGGCCGCCCCAAGGGCGTCCTGGTGCCCCACCGGGCCGTCGCCAACTGCCTGGAGTGGATGCGGGACGCCTACGACCTCACCTCCGGGGACCGGATGCTGCAGAAGACCCCGGCCGGGTTCGACGCCTCGGTCTGCGAGTTCTTCCTGCCGCTGCTCAGCGGCGCGACCCTGGTGGTCGCCAGGCCCGGCGGCCACAAGGACCCGGCGTATCTGGCGCGCACGGTGCGCGAACAGGGCATCACCGCACTCCAGTTCGTACCGTCGATGCTCCAGGCGTTCCTCGCCGACCCGGACGCCGCCGACGCGTGCGCGGGCATCCTGCGGCGGGCCTCCAGCGGCGGTGAGGCGCTGCCGCGTGAGACCGCCGAGCGGTTCCACGAGCGGTTCCCCGGCGTGCCGCTGAGCAACCTCTACGGGCCCACCGAGACCACCATCCAGATCGCCCACCACCCCTCCGCGCCCGGCGGTGAGGGACCGGTGCCGATCGGCCGGCCGGTGTGGAACACCCGGATGTACGTCCTCGACACCGCCCTGAAGCCCTGCCCGGCCGGGGTCACCGGCGAGCTGTACGTGTCCGGGGCGCAGCTGGCCCGCGGCTATCTGGGCCGCCGGGCCCTGACCGCCGAGCGGTTCGTCGCCGACCCCTACGGCCCGCCCGGCACCCGGATGTACCGCACCGGCGATCTGGCCCGCCGGCTGCCGGACGGCGACGTCGAGTACGTGGGCCGCGCCGACGGCCAGGTCCAGCTCCGCGGTTTCCGCATCGAGCTGGGCGAGGTCGAGGCGGCGCTGCGGACGCTCCCCCAGGTCGCCGAGGCCGCCGCGGCGATCCGCACCGACCGGCCCGGCGACCAGCGGCTGGTCGCCTATGTGACGGCCGCCGGCGAGACCCCGCCGGACGCCGCCACGGCCCGCGAGGCGCTGGGCGAGGTGCTGCCCGAGCACATGGTGCCCAGCGCGGTCGTGGTGCTCGGCACCCTCCCCCTGGACGCCAACGGCAAGCTGGACCGGGCCGCGCTGCCCGCGCCCTCCTTCGAGGCCGCCACGGGCGGGCGGGCGCCCCGCACCCCGCGCGAGGAGGCGCTGTGCGCGCTCTTCGGCGAGGTCCTGGGCGTCGACGGCGTCACCATCGACGACGACTTCTTCCTGCTCGGCGGCCATTCGCTGCTCGCCTCCAAGCTGGCCAGCCAGGCCCGCGCCGCGCTGGCCACCGAGCTGTCGATGCGCGACCTCTTCGAGGCGCCGACCGTCGCCCGGCTGGTGGCCCGCCTGGACGCCGCGGGACCGGCGCCGGCGCAGCCGCGGCAGCCGCTGGACATCCTGCTGCCGCTGCGCGGCGAGGGGCAGCGCCCGCCGCTGTTCTGCGTCCACCCCGGCGGGGGCCTGGGCTGGTCGTACACCGGGCTGCTCCGCCATCTCGCCCCGGACCAGCCGGTGTACGCCCTCCAGGCGCGCGGGCTGACCGAACCGGACGTCCTCCCGGCGAGCGTCGAGGAGATGGCCGCCGACTATCTGCGGCAGATCCGGACCGTCCAGCCGACCGGTCCGTACCATCTGCTCGGCTGGTCCTTCGGCGGGCTGATCGCGCATGCCATGGCCACCCGGCTGCAGGAACAGGGCGAGGAGGTCGCCACGCTGGCCGTGGTCGACGCCTACCCCGACAACGCCCAGGCGCTGCCCGAGGCACCGGAGCTCAGCAAGCGTCAGTGGCTGGGGGTGCTGCTCGACGACATCGGGGGCGGCGACATCTTCGCCCCGGGCTGGCTGGAGGCGCACCCCGACGGGGCGGACGGCACCGCCGACCTGGTGGCGGACCTCTGCCGGGAGACCGGGCTGCCCGCCCGGCTGCTGGAGGGCGAGACCAGCTTCCCGCTGCTCGACATCCTGCGCAACGACCAGGAGCTGATGCGCAAGTTCGCGCCCGACCGGTTCCACGGCGACATGCTGCTGTTCCACGCGGCCGAGGAGATCCCCGCCTACCGCCGCGATCCGCTGCATGTGCCGGACTCCTGGCGCCCCTTCGTGGACGGCGCCCTTACGGTGCACAGCATCCCCGACCACCACTACCGGATGATGCGGGAGGAGTCCCTGGACCGGATCGGCCCGGTGGTGGCTGCGGCGCTCGAACCCGGCCGCCCCGTGCTCGGCACCGGGCGCCCGGAAGAGCACGACCGCCCGGTGCTGAGCGCGGCCGCCATGCGCTGA
- a CDS encoding FAD binding domain-containing protein: MTTHAPQAAHTVTLPGTLDEAVAALAAMPAAVPVAGGTDLMAAVNSGLLRPAALVGLGRISEIRGWRYLDGHALLGAGLTHARMGRPDFAALIPALAAAARAAGPPQIRNAGTLGGNIVTAAPTGDALPVLAALEATVIIAGPEGSRREIPVSHLLAGVDLLNPGELVGFVRVPLLHAPQTFIKATGRTGPGRATASVALVLDPARRGVRCAVGAVAPMPLRPLDAERWVASLIDWDGDRGHLDPQVTTAFGEYVAAACIPDPLPPQDGSEPVPLPPAAIHLRRTVAALARRALGRALA, from the coding sequence TTGACCACGCACGCACCGCAGGCGGCGCACACGGTGACGTTGCCGGGCACGCTCGACGAGGCCGTGGCGGCACTGGCCGCCATGCCCGCCGCCGTGCCCGTGGCGGGCGGTACCGATCTGATGGCCGCGGTCAACTCCGGCCTGCTGCGGCCCGCCGCGCTCGTCGGCCTCGGCCGGATCAGCGAAATCCGAGGCTGGCGCTATCTGGACGGGCACGCCCTCCTCGGCGCCGGACTCACCCACGCCCGGATGGGGCGCCCCGACTTCGCCGCGCTGATCCCGGCGCTGGCCGCGGCCGCACGGGCCGCCGGACCACCGCAGATCCGCAACGCCGGCACCCTCGGCGGCAACATCGTCACCGCCGCCCCCACCGGCGACGCGCTGCCGGTGCTCGCCGCGCTGGAGGCCACGGTCATCATCGCCGGGCCCGAGGGGTCCCGCCGCGAGATCCCGGTCAGCCATCTGCTCGCCGGGGTCGATCTGCTGAACCCCGGTGAACTCGTCGGATTCGTCCGGGTTCCGCTGCTGCACGCCCCGCAGACCTTCATCAAGGCCACCGGGCGCACCGGGCCCGGCCGGGCCACCGCCTCGGTCGCCCTCGTCCTCGACCCCGCGCGGCGCGGGGTGCGCTGTGCGGTCGGGGCGGTCGCGCCGATGCCGCTGCGCCCCCTGGACGCCGAGCGCTGGGTCGCCTCGCTCATCGACTGGGACGGCGACCGCGGCCATCTCGATCCGCAGGTCACCACCGCTTTCGGCGAGTACGTCGCCGCCGCGTGCATCCCCGATCCGCTGCCCCCGCAGGACGGAAGCGAGCCGGTCCCCCTGCCACCTGCCGCGATCCACCTGAGGCGTACCGTGGCGGCCCTGGCCCGCCGAGCTCTGGGGAGGGCACTCGCGTGA
- a CDS encoding (2Fe-2S)-binding protein, with amino-acid sequence MSDEQQPHRPDPGSGWQPMPHGPEYDAESTAFVQLPPDYAHPDPTDPSGRWDPLAAPGTGYAPPPMDVGHGDPSHGGQWQPSAHDQGMTGHWTTAETDGGYLYGGHHDPHGSVQWPVPAEDQQGHHPPHTGHWPAPAAEEPVDDWPVDDWPVPASSDNGAGGPVQTSQWTIPVAGDDGVDETGEYRVDDHPGPAAPPYGGHADGPQDPQTTAQLRMPFAGSAPRQQPHQPQPGQQQGHTGQWSVPAAEEGVEDSGEYAVEGHPGPAASAPPATPTQPPARRRLRMPDRQDPAWPGPAAGGSGEFAAEGHQGLHTPPRGTPPHNSPAPGERMPADGPGRRPDGPAAGDSGEFPVDGQHAGLETPPHGSPAPGLSQETSWPGAFADDRFAGDAHGHAPHPGPEDGAGHTDAPDTAPNAAEAPAEALPDDAEPEPAESATEEPEPAAAEGEFAAAEAAAAPAPAGTPTDAPEAADAPAELLTEPASAEAAPAADGQPSHSEHPLASYVLRVNGADRPVTDVWIGESLLYVLRERLGLAGAKDGCSQGECGACSVQVDGRLVASCLVPAATAAGSEVRTVEGLATGGQPSDVQRALAECGAVQCGFCVPGLAMTMHDLLEGNHAPTDQETRQAISGNLCRCSGYRGILDAVREVVAGREAADEAAQAEPDGGPDAHQDPARIPHQTGPHGITGNGSVNGSGSGRASA; translated from the coding sequence GTGAGTGATGAACAGCAGCCGCACCGGCCGGATCCGGGGAGCGGATGGCAGCCGATGCCGCACGGCCCGGAGTACGACGCCGAGTCGACGGCGTTCGTACAGCTTCCGCCCGACTACGCCCACCCGGACCCGACCGACCCGTCCGGCCGTTGGGACCCGCTCGCGGCGCCCGGCACGGGCTACGCGCCCCCGCCGATGGATGTGGGGCACGGTGACCCGTCCCATGGCGGCCAGTGGCAGCCGTCCGCCCACGACCAGGGCATGACCGGGCACTGGACCACCGCGGAGACCGACGGCGGCTATCTGTACGGCGGCCACCACGATCCGCACGGCTCCGTCCAGTGGCCGGTGCCCGCCGAGGACCAGCAGGGCCACCACCCGCCGCACACCGGCCACTGGCCGGCTCCGGCGGCCGAGGAGCCGGTGGACGACTGGCCGGTGGACGACTGGCCGGTGCCCGCCTCGTCCGACAACGGCGCGGGCGGGCCCGTGCAGACCAGCCAGTGGACCATCCCGGTCGCGGGCGACGACGGGGTGGACGAGACCGGTGAGTACCGGGTCGACGACCACCCCGGCCCGGCCGCGCCTCCGTACGGCGGCCACGCGGACGGGCCTCAGGACCCGCAGACGACGGCCCAGTTGCGGATGCCCTTCGCCGGGTCGGCGCCCCGGCAGCAGCCCCACCAGCCCCAGCCCGGGCAGCAGCAGGGACACACCGGCCAGTGGTCGGTTCCGGCCGCCGAGGAGGGCGTGGAGGACTCCGGGGAGTACGCGGTCGAGGGCCACCCGGGCCCGGCCGCGTCCGCCCCGCCGGCCACCCCCACGCAGCCGCCCGCCCGCCGCCGGCTGCGCATGCCCGACCGCCAGGACCCGGCGTGGCCGGGGCCCGCCGCCGGGGGCTCGGGCGAGTTCGCGGCCGAGGGGCACCAGGGGCTGCACACCCCGCCCCGTGGCACCCCGCCGCACAACAGCCCGGCGCCCGGCGAGCGGATGCCCGCCGACGGCCCCGGGCGGCGGCCCGACGGCCCGGCCGCCGGGGACTCCGGCGAGTTCCCGGTCGACGGTCAGCACGCCGGACTGGAGACCCCGCCGCACGGCAGCCCGGCGCCCGGACTGTCCCAGGAGACGAGCTGGCCCGGCGCGTTCGCGGACGACCGGTTCGCGGGCGACGCCCATGGGCACGCCCCGCACCCCGGCCCCGAGGACGGCGCGGGCCACACCGACGCCCCCGACACCGCGCCGAACGCCGCCGAGGCCCCCGCCGAAGCGCTGCCGGACGACGCCGAGCCGGAGCCCGCCGAGTCCGCGACCGAGGAGCCCGAACCGGCCGCGGCCGAGGGTGAGTTCGCGGCCGCTGAGGCCGCCGCGGCGCCCGCCCCGGCCGGGACCCCGACCGACGCTCCCGAGGCCGCTGACGCCCCCGCCGAGCTCCTTACGGAGCCCGCCTCCGCCGAGGCGGCCCCGGCCGCCGATGGGCAGCCGAGCCACAGCGAGCATCCGCTCGCCTCCTACGTGCTGCGCGTCAACGGCGCCGACCGCCCCGTCACCGACGTGTGGATCGGCGAGTCGCTGCTCTACGTGCTGCGGGAGCGCCTCGGCCTCGCCGGGGCCAAGGACGGCTGCTCGCAGGGCGAGTGCGGGGCCTGCTCGGTGCAGGTCGACGGGCGGCTCGTCGCCTCCTGCCTGGTGCCCGCCGCCACCGCCGCGGGCAGCGAGGTCCGCACCGTCGAGGGCCTGGCCACCGGCGGACAGCCCTCCGACGTCCAGCGGGCGCTCGCCGAATGCGGGGCCGTGCAGTGCGGCTTCTGCGTGCCCGGGCTCGCGATGACCATGCACGACCTCCTCGAGGGCAACCACGCCCCCACCGACCAGGAGACCCGTCAGGCGATCTCCGGCAACCTCTGCCGCTGCTCCGGTTACCGCGGGATCCTCGACGCCGTCCGCGAGGTCGTCGCGGGCCGCGAGGCCGCCGACGAGGCGGCGCAGGCCGAGCCGGACGGCGGACCCGACGCCCACCAGGACCCGGCCCGTATCCCGCACCAGACGGGACCGCACGGCATCACCGGCAACGGGAGCGTCAACGGAAGCGGTAGCGGAAGGGCATCGGCATGA